In Fervidobacterium sp., the genomic stretch TGTTTCTGGTCTTGTTGCCTTGTTGTTACAGAAATATCCACAAGCTAAACCTTGGCAAATCAAAGGCCTAATTGAAAAATCTGCGCTTGATATCGACGAGTCTGGAGTGGATGATAGGTCAGGGTACGGATTATTGCAAGCAAAGGCTATCAAAACAGATATCTCTTCAAGCGGTGGTACAAACTTTTTTGTTAAAGTAACAGATGCTTATGAAAGTTGGAATATACCATCAGTTTTCATAACTTTGATAGGAACCCCTGAAAGCGGTCGAGTTGTTAGGTATTTTGCAAAGACAAATAAGGATGGTGTGGCTAAATTTTGTAGTATACCAACTGGAAAATATGATATTTTCTTAGGTGGTCCGGATAGCCAAGAAAGAACAAATGTCTCGAGTTTTCCAAGGTTATGTTTCAGAAAAGCCGAAGAGAGATTTTTGAAGTTTGAAAAAATTGTTGAATCTGATTCTGAAAGCATGTTGGTAAAGTTGAATTCAAGTGCAATCTTGAGTTTGACAAATAAACCTGAAAAAATTGCTGTATACTTTGAAAAAAACAACGGCCCTGATGAAATAGTTGTTGAGCGAGTGGTCGATTTTTCATCCGTATCTTCATACGATTTCTCTGACCTTAGTGGAAAATACAGAATAAAGCTAGTAATACCAGAAAAAGCTACTTCAAATTTAGTTATAAATGGTGAGATAAGGCTGAATGGAAAAATAATCTCTGTAACTGGTACAGTATTGAAAGGTAGTGCGGAAACTATTTTGAGCGATAATGTTTCAGAATGGTGGACGGTGTTTGGAAATGGGCAATAGATTCTCAAAAAAATCACCAAAGAGCAGCGCTTTGCAAAATATTATCTTAACTTCACTTGCATGGTTACTCACCACATTTGCGTTGATTGCATCAAGTAGCTGTGCGAAGCTAATTCAAAGTTATTATGGTTATGTAAGAATAGTGATAACAGAGTATAATTCTGGTCCTGTGGTAAAAGATGCAACTGTTATTTTAGATACAAAAAGCGGAAGAATATCGAAAAAATCAAATGATAGTGGTATGGTGATATTTGAAAATTTGGAACTAAACTCCGCATACAAGATAGAAATACAAAAAGAAGGATATGCGAATACTGTTATTGATATACTGTCTTTGCATTCTTCAATTAATCTAAATACGACTTTGAGAAAGCCAAAGTTCGATCCCGCAGCAAAAAGCAACATACAGATAGGTTTTTCACTTTATGATTCGGAAATGAAAGGAACTAAATATGTCAATGACAAGGATGGGGTTTATAGAATCGTTCAAAAAGGTCGGATTTATATAGAAGCGTGGGCAAGAAGTGATAATGTTAAAATATCACATATGTACGCAAAACTCGGAAATCCACCTGGTGCTGAAGCACTGACTTCGCCAAGAATTTACAACGCAGGGGATAAATTAAACGGAACTATTGATACATCACCATTCAATGGAAAAACCTACTTGTTTATAGATGCTTACGACGAGAATGATAACAGATATGAAATTATTGTTCCGTTGTACTTTATTGGTTTGGTTGATTTAAGAGTTACACCATATTACGTCGAATACAGTAAGCCCGCGATTTATGGTTATAATATTAACTCTCAAGTTAAGTATTACAATAACGCATCGAAATATTCAAATTCTTATGTAGTAATTAAATGGAAAAAATGGGAAGAAAGTTCTCAAAAATCACGTACAGACAAACCAGTAGGCTATGCTGTGTATCGTTCGTTTGACGGGAAAAAATTCTCCAAAATAGCTACTGTCAATGGCAATATGAACATGTTTATAGATTCTTCTGGGGAAATCACCTACGGAAAACGCATTTGGTATGCTGTGAGTAGTGTTTATGGATCTTTCGAAGCTTCGAAAACAACATTGGGTAGTGTCATAGTTTTACCTCTCTTTGGTATTTCAAACGTTCAACCAGCTGATAATTCAGTCGATGTTTCAACAACTCCAGTATTTTCTTGGAATTTTGTTGGACTTGAGGAATACGATGGTCTTGTGACATATTGGTACGACGTCTGGCTTTACGATATGAATGTGAATAAAAAATACCATTATCCTGTGAACTCAGAAGGACAAGTTATCTTTAAATCAAAGGATAAGAATGTACGAATTGAATTTTCAGATTACAGTTGGTATAATCTACCTGATAAAAAGCTCCAAGCTAACAAACCCTACGAATGGGGTCCTGAGCTTATTGCGGCTATCTGGGAAGATGAAACAAACAATTCGATTTCTACGTGTATTGTTTGTGACTACAATGGTGTTATCTCGATTTCAGTTATTCCTCCAGAAAAGTACTACCTTTTTGTAACCAAAGGTGAATGAATTACTTAGCCAAGCCAAGTACAAATAATCTTATCGTACCAGATTTCGTTGGTGTTCCAGCAGGTTGATATGCCCCTGTCACAATTCGTGGATCATAAACATACGATTTGTAATAGCCTGTTAAGGTTTGACCTGTTGAAGGATTGAATGTTCCTACGGGTCCTCTTAAGTTTTGCATAATACTGCCAAAAACGAAAAGCTGTTGGTTTGAACTGCCAGTGTTGTAGTTATCCACTGTAAACGAACCATCGAAGGCAAAGATACTACCGAAGAGTTTCATATTGTTGAGTTTTTCTATTATTCGTACGTTTTTTTCACCAACTAGATTTAAGGAAGAGGTCTCACCGAAAGAAAAGAAATTCTTTATTTGATTGATTTTATTTACTGATATTTCCTCGCCGTTGTTGCCGTGTTCATTAGCGGTGAATAAAGTGCTGTACGTTTGTGCGGGAATTAGTCTATCTGCTATCAAAATATCATTTTCAGAATAGAGAGTGTAGTTACCCTTATACGTCGAGAGCTTTGTGGGACCATCTACAGTCATATTCCCAGTAGAATAGATTATTCCATTGAAATTGAAAACAAACTCTTCAGGTTGTCCACCACCTTGTCTTCTTAAGCGAGCTCTTGGAGGTCCTGAAGGTTCCCATGTGATAATGTAATCAACGTTACCTTGTGATATCTTTACATCATAATTTGAGCCACCTTGTCCGTGATTAAAACTTACTGTAATATCACCGGTAAATCTCAAACCAGTTAAGTTGTTGGGATTATTTTTTGCATAATCGTAAGTATTCACAAGTCCACTTATTGCAGCTTTATACTCTTGTTTGATCAAATCAAACCTCAATGCATCAACATCTTGTTGAGTCAAGATCTTGTAAGGTGGATTACCTCGTAAATCTGCAAACGTTTGATAATTAGAAACAGGAACAATATTTCCATTTTGATCCTTTATTCCAAGTACCTCAATAGTACTCAGAAATGTAGGGCGCCCACCTGCGTTGTTTATGTTAATATAATCATGTGTTCTCAACGGTCCATCTATGAGCTCACCGGATTTGAAAAATATTGTAGAACCTGTTGGAAGCTTTTCTTTGTTCGTGAAATAAATGTATTGATTAAGCAGTTTTGAACCAACGATACCGTATGCATAGGTTACTCTATCACCTTTCTGAACCTTTGAGACCAAAAACAAATTTAACTTAGAAATCTCAAATGCGTACAACTCTACAGAGGAAAGTTCCCTAGATTGTTTGTACCGCTGTATTTCATTTGCCAAGGTTTGGTCAACTGAAAAATTCGATGATGAAGTGAAAGAGAGTATTTTGTAAACAGAGTTTCTTTTGACATTTTGCATTACAAACGTCTTCCAACTTTCGTTCAGCTTGTTCATGTAATCATTATCAAACCAATTGGGTGTATCTGAAGAAAATGACACGTTAAATCCTAAGATTCCTATGCTCCTGCTTCTTAGATAACCAATTCCGGAATTAAGTACGTTGAGAGCGTCGGTGTCAAGCTGAACAGATACGCTCATTTTTACAGCGTTATTTCTGTAATTCTGAGCAATTTCGTAAATTGTAAGCAAAATTATACTCGAAATAACAAGAAAAATAAGAACAATCGCTGTGGCAAAACCTTCTTTAAAATTATTTTTCATTTTACCACCATCCATGAATTAATTCTTTACTTTATTCAATTCCCTTCACTCAGCGCAGTCATGATAGGAATTAAATAGGGTCTAAATCTAATACTCTCAGGTTCTATACTCATCAGTATATATTTTTTCCCCCGAATATCTTCAAGTGAGAACCTAACACTTCTCACCAGATTCGATATGCTTGCTATCCTTTTTCCATCAAAAACAATCTCTGAATTCTCAATTCTAAGCATTTTTAGTTGTTTTACAACAGAAGTACCGACTGGAACAAAAAAATCTAACGTTAGTGAACTACCATTTGCCGATACTCTATCGGTCCAAACACTTTGAGATAACAGTAAGTCAACTACGTGCACTATCCTTTGAGCTTCTGCAGAGAATTCTGAATACAATTTTTGCTGGTTAAGCACTCGTAATGTTATATCAAAAATCAATCCAAGCATAGCAAAGATGATTGTAAAAACAATCATTGCTGCTATCAAACCAGATAAGCTTAAATCCACAATTCGCACCTTCCCTTAGAAAAGTTCAATACGCTCTGTATTTATAGACGGTAAAATATTTTACTTTATTAGCCAAGTACTCTATTTCAAATGTGAATTTATCAAAGTAATTACTAACGTTGCTGAGTGCAACACTTCTGACTTTTGGATAGTTTATCGGGTTATTGGTACCATAAAAGGCTCTGTTAACGTCTTCTACAATAGTTGAAAAATCTGACTGAATATAAACCCATCGGGCTATAAAATTCTCAAATTCTGTGGTTTTTTGCATGTTCTGAATTGAAACTATTGTGAGTAAAATACTTGATAAACCTGATGCAATTGCTAAGAAAATCAACGATATCATGAATACAGCAACTATACTCTCTATCAATGAAAAACCATTCTTCATGTAACCTCTCCTTTCCTCTGCTCTAAAATATTAGACATTCTTAGGCGATAATTAGTTTGGTATTCAGGAAAAAATGACAAGAGGTTGAGAAGATGGAGAACATTTTTGTCGAAAGCAATGAATTAAGAAGTCAAATTGAAAGGCAATATAAAAATATCTTAGCACAAATTAAACACTTAGTCCAAACACTCAACGAAGTTGATTTTGTAAATAGATTGGCTAAGATAATATACACCAGCACATCAGTAATTGGTGTTAGGATAATGACACCATCGTATGTCAAGATAGTTGGAAGACCTAAAGGAATTTCTTACAACTTTTATTCCCAGAATATGATTTTGGTAATTTATTACTTCTCATTACCAGAAAAAGAAAAAAACAATATAGAAACAATCTTCGAAATAGCAGAGGTGCATCTAAACAATATTGTTGAACACAACAACTTTGTTAAAAGCACATTTTTTGATAAACTAACAGGTGCTTATACTCGTCAAGCTGGGCTTGAGATTATTGGGAAGATATTCGAAAGTATAAAGCGTGGACAGAAAAAGGGTTATCTAGTTTTCATTGATGTAGATGACTTAAAAAAGTACAACGACAAGTACGGTCACCAGAAAGGTGATGAGTTGCTTTTAAATTTGTCTAAAACCGTGCTTTCAAACATACGAAAAAATGATATCTTTATTCGGTATGGAGGGGATGAATTTTTACTGTACATAGACTCTACTCAGCCTGATAGTGTTGTAAAAAGAATTGTGGAGATATCGAGTGTAAAATTTTCATATGGGATTGTTAATTTAGAAGAATGCTCATCTATTGATGATGCAATTCAAAAAGCAGATATGAAAATGTACGAATTTAAAAATACAAACAAGAAATTAATCAGTCAATATGCTATTGCCGAACAATACACTCTTGATTGATTTTCTTAATGTTTTCGATTGAATTATTCTCAGTTCCATAAACCGCATTTTAAACTTACTCGGATAGTCTTATCCTTTTCACCCTATTCATCACACATTCCGCAGTTTTACTTTCCTTAAAGACTTAAGACTACTGTTATTTTTCCTCAAATTTTTCCTACAAGCAGGGTTGTCTCTTGATTTTTTAATTCTAACATAATGTTTATACGAAGGTTATATTAATTTGCTCTTGATGCAAAAGAGTCGGTGTTTGTCGTATTTTTCAACAAGGAATTATCTCATTTGAATGTTAGTATCATTTGATGATTTTTCTCAATTTATTGCGTGATTTTACTTTGCTTTGAAAACGAAGTGGCAGTAGAATATCTTTAGCAAGCTTAACTTTTTCGGATGATTGTTTACAATATAAAACAAATAGTTCTGAGTTCTTTTTCTTGAAAACCTCGTGGTATAATAAACACAAAGAATAGTTTGAAAAATAGTCTGGAGTGATCAAATTGGGAAAGGGAAAGTTTTTATTTTCACTTACTAAATTATTTACTATCCAACGTTGGAACAATAGACCAGCTATAATACGTTTTTCTGAAGCAGACAATTCGTTTAACACACTCTTTTTGTCCTTCCTTTTTAAAACAATTTTTGGTGGAGATATAGAAGAGAGCCTACGTTGGAGACTTGCACGAGAACTTCCGAAGATTGTACTTTCTGACATATCACTTCAGTTAAAAGAACGCATTGAAAGATTTTCACCAAAAGTTTGGAAAGAATTGGCTGAAAAGTCGGTAGAAGAGCTTAAACACTCAGTTGATAGTGAAGCCATTGAGTTGTTAATTTCTGAGGGAACAGAAAATCCTGTTGATAAAATTGCCGATCTTTATGTAAGCTACTTAGAGGCTTTTGAGAATGGTAAGATATTTGACTATTCCCAACCATTGAGAGAGTTAAAAGAAAAAATAGATAAATTAAAAACAAAGTTTGATAAAAATCAAACGGAAATGCTTTGGAACATAGCAAATTACGTTTGGTCTTCCATACTTAACCTAACAGCGATGATAAGATGGAACAGAACACATAGGAACGTCAGAACTACCGTTTCTGGTCACTCCTTCCTCGTTGTTACTATAGCATACCTAATCGCCAAATTGGTAAGATTCCAAAACGTAGAAGATGTAATAGTTAAGGGTATTTTACATGACTTCCCCGAAACATTCACTGGTGATGTTATAACACCAACGAAAAAGAAACTACCAGGTTTTGACGAACTTGTAAGTACGGTTGAACGTGAAATGATAGTTGAATGGATAGATGGAAATAACTATCTACAGCCAATTCGGAAATACATAGAACATTTCGTGAATCCTTTTACGGGAGAATCTGGAAATATAGTGAGGGCTGCAGATTATTTTGCTGCACTTCTTGAGTGTGCATTGGAAATCTACTCTGGAAACAAGCAGGACATATTCGTAGATAACTTTTTCACTTTCAAAAGGTTGATAAAGGGCATATCGCCGTTGGATGTGTCTGAATGGATAGATGAGATAGAATCTGAATCAAGAATTATTTAAGAGTAACAGTATATAGATCTTTGATCTAACGCTTACCAATGTTGCAAGAAAGGAGGTATTTTTCTTGGTAGATTTCAAAATGACAAAAGACGGACTTGTACTTTACGTAAAAGATTACACCGATATTCTTGAGGTTTTACAAAAGATAGAGGATAAGATAAAAAGCATGGGTAATTTCTTTGCAAAAGGTGACAAGATAATGTTACTTGTCGAGGAGCATGAAAAGCACATATCTGATATTCCAAAAATAGTTGCAAGGGTTCAGGAACTCGGTTTGACAATTTCTCATGTACTGATGGGTTCTGAAGGAACAAATGAAGTGATAGTAAAAAGGAAAATTGATATGGTTAATCAAGGGGATACCAGGTCAGGAACAAAAGTGGTAAAGAAAAACCTTCGAAGTGGTCAAAGCATCATACATTCTGGTGATGTGTTGTTGATAGGGAATTTACATGCTGGAGCAGAAATTGTAGCGGGGGGAAGTGTAATAATATTTGGACGTTGTCAAGGTACGGTAAGAGCAGGTATAAATGAAGGAAGAGAGTCAATTATTGCAGCCCTTTCATTTGAAGCTCCATTTGTGCAGATTTCAGATTTGAAGGGTACGTTTTCAGAAAAACATGATTA encodes the following:
- a CDS encoding type II secretion system GspH family protein, which encodes MKNGFSLIESIVAVFMISLIFLAIASGLSSILLTIVSIQNMQKTTEFENFIARWVYIQSDFSTIVEDVNRAFYGTNNPINYPKVRSVALSNVSNYFDKFTFEIEYLANKVKYFTVYKYRAY
- a CDS encoding GGDEF domain-containing protein, with amino-acid sequence MENIFVESNELRSQIERQYKNILAQIKHLVQTLNEVDFVNRLAKIIYTSTSVIGVRIMTPSYVKIVGRPKGISYNFYSQNMILVIYYFSLPEKEKNNIETIFEIAEVHLNNIVEHNNFVKSTFFDKLTGAYTRQAGLEIIGKIFESIKRGQKKGYLVFIDVDDLKKYNDKYGHQKGDELLLNLSKTVLSNIRKNDIFIRYGGDEFLLYIDSTQPDSVVKRIVEISSVKFSYGIVNLEECSSIDDAIQKADMKMYEFKNTNKKLISQYAIAEQYTLD
- a CDS encoding HD domain-containing protein, encoding MIKLGKGKFLFSLTKLFTIQRWNNRPAIIRFSEADNSFNTLFLSFLFKTIFGGDIEESLRWRLARELPKIVLSDISLQLKERIERFSPKVWKELAEKSVEELKHSVDSEAIELLISEGTENPVDKIADLYVSYLEAFENGKIFDYSQPLRELKEKIDKLKTKFDKNQTEMLWNIANYVWSSILNLTAMIRWNRTHRNVRTTVSGHSFLVVTIAYLIAKLVRFQNVEDVIVKGILHDFPETFTGDVITPTKKKLPGFDELVSTVEREMIVEWIDGNNYLQPIRKYIEHFVNPFTGESGNIVRAADYFAALLECALEIYSGNKQDIFVDNFFTFKRLIKGISPLDVSEWIDEIESESRII
- the minC gene encoding septum site-determining protein MinC, with protein sequence MVDFKMTKDGLVLYVKDYTDILEVLQKIEDKIKSMGNFFAKGDKIMLLVEEHEKHISDIPKIVARVQELGLTISHVLMGSEGTNEVIVKRKIDMVNQGDTRSGTKVVKKNLRSGQSIIHSGDVLLIGNLHAGAEIVAGGSVIIFGRCQGTVRAGINEGRESIIAALSFEAPFVQISDLKGTFSEKHDYPCVLYVKSGRIEITEFDRKMGGISLE